Genomic window (Acidobacteriota bacterium):
CAAGTTCGCGGACGATGAGTCCCAGAGTCACATCGTCGCCGCTCATGGCGCTGTGATCGGCCAGCCATTCCGGCATCTTTTTCTCAACCTCATCGACACCTTCAGTCCGGATCGTCCGCAGCCAGTCCCGGGGGGCCTGGAAAAAGGCGGCCTCATCCTTGAAAGAGTTGGCATACCCGTCCGTTGCCGCAAGGATCAACCGAACTTCGGTGTCTTGCCGGGGAAGGAATGCGGCACGGAAATCTCGCCAGGCCTCCGGCAGGCAGAGAGAAGTCGTTTCGACACCCCGGCAGCGCTCGTCGACAGGAACCGGCCGGAAGGGTTGATCCGAACCGGTGAGAACCAGGATGTCGCCGTCGCCCAACTGCAGGCAGCCCCAACCGGCCGCGCACACAAAAACAGCCAGAAGAGTCGCGCCGTAGGCCGCAACCGGATTCAAAACGGCTTCCCACCGGCTCGACGCATTCACGCGGCTCGAAAAGTATCTTGACATTTCCTCGCTCTTGAACGGCCGCTCGAAAAGATCGGAGGCGACGGCGTCCCGCCAGCGTCGCACGATCTCACGCGGAACGCGTTCGAGCAAAGCATCTTGAACCTTGATCGGATCGACTCCCGGGTCAAACCAGGCAATAAAGGCCTCAAGCGAATGGAGAGCGGCCTGCACCGCAAAACGAGACCCCCTGTCGCTGCGAAAGCCACCGACGTTTCCGTGCCCATCTGAAAGACAGAGAATAGCTGTTTGTCGTTCGAGGTTTTCGACCCAGGCAATAGCATCCTGGTTGGGGGTT
Coding sequences:
- a CDS encoding PP2C family serine/threonine-protein phosphatase, yielding MTTGNIMRVLSASVPGRKHRMGGTPNQDAIAWVENLERQTAILCLSDGHGNVGGFRSDRGSRFAVQAALHSLEAFIAWFDPGVDPIKVQDALLERVPREIVRRWRDAVASDLFERPFKSEEMSRYFSSRVNASSRWEAVLNPVAAYGATLLAVFVCAAGWGCLQLGDGDILVLTGSDQPFRPVPVDERCRGVETTSLCLPEAWRDFRAAFLPRQDTEVRLILAATDGYANSFKDEAAFFQAPRDWLRTIRTEGVDEVEKKMPEWLADHSAMSGDDVTLGLIVRELEDGRDIYELNEGDKYESGGD